The following coding sequences lie in one Eubacterium ventriosum genomic window:
- a CDS encoding V0D/AC39 family V-type ATPase subunit — protein MLKGNLVAYSGMTTKIRAMKNKLLSPEQYEEITHFTTVAELISFLQTTPAYGEVLASMDPALAHRGEVESRMTFSTYSDFSKIYHFAGNSQKKYLEYYFMKYEISILKACMRNIMDSRSNANPVLTDKHFKRHTKINIDKLVLSNTIEEFVDNLSGTLYEKPLREVLKLDNPVLFDFEMNLDLFFFSYIWNHPDYFVPKGERPYFKKSFGPHIDLLNMLWIYRCKNYYVLSDAQIYSFLIPVNYYLDKNEIKRMVEAENNTVLYEIISNSYYGKTYGFDSTKNMEAQFSDILDAINMKDFKDAPYSLAAINAYFHLKNMEVARVVTALECIRYGYKPEAISQYINQKRGVL, from the coding sequence ATGCTGAAAGGCAATCTGGTTGCTTACAGTGGCATGACTACAAAAATTAGAGCCATGAAGAATAAATTACTTTCTCCTGAGCAATATGAAGAAATCACTCACTTTACAACTGTTGCAGAATTAATTAGTTTTCTACAGACCACTCCTGCATACGGAGAAGTACTTGCCAGTATGGACCCGGCACTTGCACACCGTGGTGAAGTTGAAAGCAGAATGACATTCTCAACTTATAGTGATTTTTCTAAGATATATCATTTTGCAGGAAATAGTCAGAAGAAATATTTGGAATACTACTTTATGAAATATGAGATTTCTATTTTGAAAGCATGTATGAGAAATATTATGGATAGCCGTTCTAATGCTAATCCTGTTTTAACTGACAAGCACTTTAAGCGACACACGAAGATTAATATTGATAAGCTGGTATTGTCTAATACCATTGAAGAGTTCGTTGACAATCTTTCAGGTACTTTATACGAGAAACCTTTAAGAGAAGTTCTTAAATTAGACAATCCCGTTTTATTTGATTTTGAAATGAACCTGGATTTGTTCTTCTTTTCATATATTTGGAATCATCCGGATTATTTTGTTCCAAAAGGAGAACGACCGTATTTTAAGAAGTCTTTTGGACCTCACATTGATTTGCTTAATATGTTATGGATTTATCGATGCAAGAATTATTATGTTTTATCTGATGCACAGATTTATTCATTTCTTATTCCTGTTAATTATTATCTGGACAAAAACGAAATTAAGCGCATGGTTGAAGCCGAAAACAACACAGTCCTATATGAAATAATAAGCAACAGCTATTATGGCAAGACTTATGGTTTCGATTCTACCAAGAATATGGAGGCTCAATTTAGTGATATTTTAGATGCTATTAATATGAAGGATTTTAAAGATGCTCCATATTCACTGGCTGCTATTAATGCCTACTTCCATTTGAAAAATATGGAAGTTGCCCGCGTTGTAACAGCACTTGAATGTATTCGATACGGATACAAACCGGAAGCCATCTCCCAATATATTAATCAAAAGAGAGGTGTTCTGTAA
- a CDS encoding AI-2E family transporter, producing the protein MQKKNQFKADSRYFTISIYTILTVLVICIIARAVFFWDSTLSVINNLLATMSPFLIGILIAFLINPLVSWLHHTVFEKWLYVKNNVLAHLLAITFSYVLVIVFLVVGIIYIVPEIIDSLTQLLDKLPEWGDALISYINTIAAKHPELQLDYLIKSISNADSTIQEFLGGFISKLTTTIVVTGVSIIKFVFNFIVAIIVSIYLLIDKKMQSRGIKRTIYAIFDEERADKICAVIKRSIHIFSNFFDGKMIDSLIIGALTFVSMMIISLFGVPGFSNCALLVGIVVGITNMIPYFGPFLGGIPSILLLCIYSLNSALIFAILIIIIQQLDGNLIGPKILGNSTGLRPLWIIFAITLGGWIAGIPGMLLGVPCVAVIAGLLEDWVNERLEAKNIDMPIVKNEKVREAKEEMKEKEESK; encoded by the coding sequence ATGCAGAAGAAGAATCAGTTTAAAGCAGATAGCAGGTATTTTACTATTTCTATTTATACTATTTTGACTGTACTTGTTATTTGTATTATTGCCAGAGCAGTTTTTTTCTGGGACTCTACTCTCTCAGTTATTAATAATCTGCTTGCTACTATGTCACCTTTTTTGATTGGTATTTTGATTGCCTTTCTTATTAACCCTTTGGTTAGTTGGCTACATCATACCGTTTTCGAAAAGTGGCTTTATGTGAAGAATAATGTTTTGGCTCATTTGCTTGCCATTACTTTTTCTTATGTTTTGGTTATTGTTTTTTTGGTTGTGGGTATTATTTATATTGTTCCCGAAATTATCGATAGCCTGACTCAGTTGCTGGACAAGCTTCCTGAATGGGGAGATGCCCTTATTAGTTATATTAATACTATTGCAGCTAAACATCCTGAACTTCAGTTGGATTATCTGATTAAATCTATTAGTAATGCCGATTCTACCATTCAGGAATTTTTAGGTGGGTTTATTTCAAAATTAACTACTACTATTGTTGTAACCGGTGTTAGTATTATTAAGTTTGTTTTTAATTTCATCGTTGCCATTATCGTTTCTATTTATCTTTTGATTGATAAGAAAATGCAGTCTCGTGGAATTAAACGTACTATTTATGCTATTTTTGACGAAGAACGTGCTGACAAAATTTGCGCTGTTATCAAGCGTTCAATTCATATTTTCAGTAATTTCTTTGACGGAAAGATGATTGACTCTTTGATTATTGGTGCGCTGACTTTTGTAAGTATGATGATTATTAGCCTCTTTGGCGTTCCTGGATTTTCTAACTGTGCTTTGCTGGTTGGAATTGTTGTGGGAATTACTAATATGATTCCTTACTTCGGTCCGTTCCTTGGCGGTATTCCAAGTATTTTGCTTTTGTGCATTTATTCTTTGAACAGCGCTCTTATTTTTGCTATTTTGATTATTATCATTCAACAGCTTGACGGTAACCTTATCGGACCTAAGATTCTAGGCAACTCTACAGGGCTCCGACCTTTGTGGATTATCTTTGCCATTACACTTGGTGGCTGGATTGCCGGCATACCGGGAATGCTTCTTGGTGTTCCATGCGTAGCCGTTATTGCAGGTTTGCTTGAAGATTGGGTTAACGAACGACTGGAAGCTAAGAATATTGACATGCCTATTGTAAAGAATGAAAAAGTTCGTGAGGCAAAGGAAGAAATGAAAGAAAAAGAAGAAAGTAAATAA
- a CDS encoding DUF6040 family protein translates to MILEISELSARKEADDKLKELETREQKVVSQEKELADRQKHQRTEVNKKVEKKLEEKERELLFSYNRYESSLETKNRILETKYMAGFILTLVYGIVVTLIQMFKSDVFKTDLVDFGKKIVNTGAWVTCQFIDVIDMIYGMKLTENEIGNKAINISLIAVVLFLLILFIKHLWKKNKRCMLFIKGIADRYLLEMFLIILIGNILFGNGIKSITSINLIVLIICEYVIVLVIRRLIKGKSNR, encoded by the coding sequence ATGATATTAGAGATAAGCGAGTTAAGTGCAAGGAAAGAAGCCGATGATAAATTAAAAGAATTAGAAACCAGAGAGCAGAAAGTCGTATCTCAGGAAAAGGAACTTGCAGACAGGCAAAAACATCAAAGAACAGAAGTAAACAAAAAGGTTGAAAAGAAACTTGAGGAAAAGGAAAGAGAGTTACTGTTTTCATATAATAGATATGAAAGCAGCTTAGAGACGAAGAATAGAATTCTTGAAACAAAATATATGGCAGGATTTATTTTAACTTTGGTTTATGGAATAGTCGTTACTTTAATTCAGATGTTTAAAAGCGATGTATTTAAAACAGACTTGGTGGATTTTGGGAAAAAGATAGTAAATACTGGCGCGTGGGTTACGTGCCAATTTATCGATGTGATTGATATGATTTATGGAATGAAGTTAACAGAAAATGAGATAGGAAATAAGGCTATAAATATTTCTTTAATTGCGGTAGTTCTTTTTTTACTGATTCTATTTATAAAACATTTATGGAAAAAAAATAAGCGGTGTATGCTGTTTATTAAAGGTATAGCAGATAGATATTTGTTAGAAATGTTTTTGATAATACTAATAGGAAATATATTATTCGGCAATGGGATAAAATCAATTACATCAATCAATCTTATCGTATTAATAATATGTGAGTATGTCATTGTATTAGTAATACGACGGTTAATTAAGGGAAAGAGTAACAGATAG
- a CDS encoding tyrosine-type recombinase/integrase — translation MNNFESLQTGSIRQKGSQWYYRFRIKEQDGTWKMHEFKGGKTKAETKFMLNQALAEYRKDGSVFYSGSLTVGQLADMWYDAEIANSDLTTNGKYGYKNTINNIHNNPFSEIKLSDLTIEAIQQYVDGLYFGFYDEDGNQIAKPYAKATMRKFFLVLNNMFKFAVYPKKLLRENLMQYVKKRKFTKENSLFGENTGNKIQTITHGEYLRITSYLSSVEDYCYLTLPIQIAYHTGMRAGEVCGLTWKDIDFENQVLYVRRSMYYDKDLKTWELKVPKNGKSRTIDFGDSLATILIMAKRNQEKLKTLYGELYQTHFYCNKEVRGKTHCQIYTNYNQAYIKNTTRFCHGIHIDELSDNSALQPLHFICTKQDGELTTTQTLKWCNKVVQKKSTGY, via the coding sequence ATGAATAATTTTGAATCTTTACAAACAGGAAGTATAAGACAGAAAGGATCACAGTGGTACTACCGCTTTAGAATTAAAGAGCAAGATGGCACTTGGAAAATGCATGAATTTAAAGGTGGAAAAACAAAAGCCGAAACAAAATTTATGCTTAACCAAGCATTAGCGGAATATCGTAAGGATGGTTCTGTATTTTATTCAGGATCACTTACTGTTGGGCAATTAGCAGATATGTGGTATGATGCTGAGATTGCCAACAGCGATTTAACAACAAATGGAAAATACGGATATAAGAATACAATTAATAACATCCATAATAATCCATTTTCTGAAATCAAATTATCAGATTTAACTATTGAGGCTATTCAACAATATGTAGACGGGCTATACTTTGGCTTCTATGATGAAGATGGTAATCAAATCGCTAAGCCCTATGCCAAAGCGACTATGAGAAAATTCTTTCTGGTTCTCAATAACATGTTTAAGTTTGCAGTTTACCCTAAGAAACTTCTTAGAGAAAATTTAATGCAGTATGTTAAAAAGAGAAAATTTACAAAAGAAAACTCTTTATTCGGTGAAAATACAGGCAATAAAATACAGACAATCACTCATGGGGAATACTTACGTATTACTAGTTATTTATCCTCTGTCGAAGATTACTGTTATCTGACTTTACCCATTCAGATTGCTTATCATACCGGAATGCGTGCCGGAGAAGTATGTGGACTTACTTGGAAAGATATAGATTTTGAAAATCAAGTTCTCTATGTTAGACGTTCCATGTACTACGATAAGGATTTGAAAACTTGGGAATTAAAGGTTCCAAAAAACGGTAAGTCACGAACAATTGATTTCGGAGACAGTCTTGCTACTATTCTTATTATGGCGAAACGCAATCAGGAGAAACTTAAAACTCTATATGGAGAACTATATCAAACTCATTTTTATTGCAATAAAGAAGTGCGTGGAAAAACACACTGCCAGATTTATACAAACTATAATCAGGCTTATATCAAGAATACGACCCGCTTCTGTCATGGGATTCATATAGATGAGTTATCAGATAACTCTGCATTGCAGCCTTTACATTTTATTTGCACAAAACAGGATGGAGAATTGACGACCACTCAGACTCTAAAATGGTGTAACAAAGTCGTGCAAAAAAAATCTACCGGATATTAG
- a CDS encoding tyrosine-type recombinase/integrase, with product MRHTYASTLVLNGANVKDVQALLGHSDVKITLNTYSHVTEKSRKKAINIFENAISS from the coding sequence TTGAGACATACTTATGCTTCAACTTTAGTATTAAATGGTGCCAACGTTAAAGACGTACAGGCTCTACTTGGACATTCAGATGTAAAAATTACATTAAATACTTACTCTCATGTAACAGAGAAATCAAGAAAGAAAGCAATCAATATATTTGAGAATGCTATTTCAAGTTGA
- the trmB gene encoding tRNA (guanosine(46)-N7)-methyltransferase TrmB yields MRLRNVPGSREAIADSPLAINEPKELKGKWNEEFGNNNPIRIEIGMGKGKFITQLAMENPDINYVGIEKYSSVLIRAIEKCEDIEIKNLRFIRMEAEYIQDVFEKDEVDRIYLNFSDPWPKDRHAKRRLTSKQFFERYDGILKKDGIVEFKTDNDLLFQFSLEQVPEAGWNLDKFTWDLHNDEEMVKGNVMTEYESKFSAMGNPIHKLIASR; encoded by the coding sequence ATGAGATTACGAAATGTGCCGGGCTCAAGAGAAGCCATTGCAGATAGCCCGTTAGCAATAAACGAACCAAAGGAATTAAAGGGAAAATGGAACGAAGAATTTGGAAACAACAACCCTATTAGAATTGAAATCGGAATGGGAAAAGGCAAGTTTATAACACAGCTTGCAATGGAAAATCCTGATATCAACTATGTAGGAATAGAAAAATATTCAAGTGTACTGATCAGAGCTATTGAAAAGTGTGAAGACATAGAAATAAAAAACTTACGTTTCATTAGAATGGAAGCAGAATACATTCAGGATGTTTTTGAAAAAGACGAAGTAGACAGAATATACTTAAACTTCTCCGATCCATGGCCTAAGGACAGACATGCCAAGAGAAGACTTACATCAAAGCAGTTCTTTGAAAGATATGATGGCATACTAAAGAAAGATGGAATTGTAGAATTTAAAACAGACAATGACCTTCTATTCCAGTTCTCATTAGAACAGGTGCCGGAAGCAGGCTGGAACTTAGATAAATTCACTTGGGATCTTCACAATGATGAAGAAATGGTAAAAGGAAATGTAATGACAGAATATGAAAGTAAATTCTCAGCAATGGGAAATCCAATTCATAAGCTGATAGCATCAAGATAA
- a CDS encoding site-specific integrase — protein MALPIQIAYHTGMRAGEVCGLTWDDIDFENQVLYVRRSMYYDKDLKTWELKVPKNGKPRAIDFGDSLAHILSIAKHEQQRNKKIYGDLYQNQFYHTTEIRGKSHCQIYTDYNESYIKNSTRFCHGIHVDDIDSNVSLSPLTFVCTKPDGELLTTQTLKWCNKVVQKNLPEISHFHFHCLRHTYASTLVLNGANIKDVQSLLGHSDIKITLNTYSHVTEKSRKKAVNIFENAISDKIG, from the coding sequence TTGGCATTACCAATTCAAATTGCTTACCATACAGGTATGAGAGCCGGAGAAGTATGTGGACTAACTTGGGATGATATTGATTTTGAAAATCAGGTTTTATATGTTAGACGTTCGATGTATTATGACAAGGATTTGAAAACTTGGGAGCTGAAAGTTCCTAAAAATGGCAAGCCACGAGCTATAGATTTTGGAGATAGTCTTGCCCATATTTTATCAATTGCAAAACACGAGCAACAACGAAACAAAAAAATCTATGGCGATTTGTATCAGAATCAGTTTTATCATACAACCGAAATAAGAGGTAAATCACATTGTCAGATTTATACGGACTATAACGAATCTTATATTAAGAATTCCACACGTTTTTGTCATGGAATTCATGTGGATGATATTGATTCCAACGTTTCACTATCTCCTTTAACTTTTGTATGTACAAAGCCTGATGGAGAATTACTTACAACTCAAACTCTCAAATGGTGTAACAAAGTAGTTCAGAAGAATTTGCCTGAAATCAGTCACTTTCATTTTCACTGTTTAAGACATACTTACGCTTCTACATTAGTATTAAATGGTGCTAACATTAAAGATGTACAGTCACTACTTGGACATTCAGATATAAAGATTACTCTGAATACTTATTCTCATGTTACTGAAAAATCCAGAAAGAAAGCTGTCAATATATTTGAGAATGCTATTTCTGATAAGATAGGATAG
- a CDS encoding MobA/MobL family protein — protein MISLISLKVLIVCVISLKNITSLNSLDELKPIVSAKELFSSSVYLESAIPKDSLKSAYSFNKSRRMFLENNEAFSSKSLGTDFKAVLNESFTSKGMIADWALHDKGDGNPHTHILLTVREVDSKKHWMSKQKSVFANSRDKEGRPIYNPELPSYNPKDKEATSKYRIPKLDEYGNQKARIREGKGTEYLWEKVTIPSNDWNDRKNAEVWRESWTRHCNKYLDKENQIDHRSYERQGKDIIPSIHEGVTARKMEANGKIADRCQINRNIKELNQIREQLKEIVREITELITEKARAIYDRFKEFRRSVRDTERTGTDDRDTGKSADGNRNTDNRESEIERRTGRINEIERAVNNSIKETELTDREIKETDSRLSELKQLIKDKEERRNERFRKLKERRRTSNNAGGNAGSDRQSTKESGNRDLQKLREQQGDIRAFIRELSDEERTSKEKRDNKILERHDREAERKRLDSERKRRVEETEYDIRDKRVKCKERSR, from the coding sequence ATGATATCGCTTATTTCATTAAAGGTATTGATTGTATGCGTTATCTCTCTTAAAAACATTACTTCATTGAATTCACTGGATGAACTAAAACCAATTGTTTCAGCAAAAGAATTGTTTTCATCATCAGTATATTTGGAAAGTGCTATTCCAAAAGACTCATTGAAGTCAGCATACTCCTTTAATAAAAGTAGAAGAATGTTTTTAGAAAACAATGAGGCATTTTCTTCTAAATCATTAGGAACAGATTTTAAAGCTGTATTGAATGAATCTTTTACAAGTAAAGGAATGATTGCCGATTGGGCACTTCATGATAAAGGAGACGGAAATCCACATACCCACATCTTGTTAACTGTTAGAGAAGTCGATTCTAAGAAACATTGGATGAGTAAACAGAAATCTGTTTTTGCAAACAGTAGGGATAAAGAAGGCAGACCAATCTATAATCCAGAATTGCCATCATATAATCCTAAAGACAAAGAAGCAACATCAAAATATCGAATACCAAAACTTGATGAATATGGAAATCAGAAAGCGAGAATCAGAGAAGGGAAAGGAACAGAATATCTTTGGGAGAAAGTCACAATTCCCTCTAATGATTGGAATGATAGAAAGAATGCAGAAGTTTGGAGAGAGTCTTGGACAAGGCATTGTAATAAATATTTAGATAAAGAAAATCAGATAGATCACAGAAGTTATGAAAGACAGGGTAAGGATATTATACCATCAATTCATGAAGGCGTTACTGCCAGGAAGATGGAAGCAAATGGTAAAATAGCAGACCGTTGTCAGATTAATCGAAATATAAAAGAACTAAATCAAATCAGAGAGCAATTGAAAGAAATTGTCAGAGAAATAACAGAATTAATTACCGAGAAAGCGAGGGCTATATATGACAGATTTAAAGAATTTAGAAGAAGTGTTAGAGATACTGAACGCACAGGAACAGATGATAGAGATACTGGAAAGTCAGCAGACGGAAATAGAAACACTGATAACCGAGAATCAGAAATTGAAAGAAGAACTGGACGAATCAATGAAATTGAACGAGCAGTTAACAATTCAATTAAAGAAACAGAACTCACAGATAGAGAAATTAAAGAAACAGATAGCAGATTATCAGAGCTTAAACAATTAATTAAGGATAAGGAGGAACGAAGAAATGAACGATTTAGAAAACTTAAAGAGAGAAGACGAACTTCTAACAATGCTGGAGGAAATGCAGGATCAGATCGACAATCTACAAAAGAATCTGGAAACAGAGACTTACAAAAACTTAGAGAACAGCAGGGAGATATCAGAGCTTTCATCAGAGAACTCAGTGATGAAGAGCGAACTTCAAAAGAAAAGCGAGACAATAAAATCCTTGAACGACACGATAGGGAAGCTGAGCGAAAGCGACTTGATTCTGAAAGAAAACGAAGAGTTGAAGAAACAGAATATGATATTAGAGATAAGCGAGTTAAGTGCAAGGAAAGAAGCCGATGA